The following proteins are co-located in the Citrobacter freundii ATCC 8090 = MTCC 1658 = NBRC 12681 genome:
- the nudC gene encoding NAD(+) diphosphatase — translation MDRIIEKLDSGWWIVSHEQKLWLPHGELPYGDAARFDLIGQRALPIGEWEGETVWLVQQQRRHDMGSVRQVIDQDVGLFQLAGRGVQLAEFYRSHKFCGYCGHPMHPSKTEWAMLCSHCRERYYPQIAPCIIVAIRRDDSILLAQHVRHRNGVHTVLAGFVEVGETLEQAVAREVMEESGIKVKNLRYVTSQPWPFPQSLMTAFMAEYDSGEIVIDPKELLEANWYRYDDLPLLPPPGTVARRLIEDTVAMCRAEYE, via the coding sequence ATGGATCGTATAATTGAAAAATTAGATAGCGGCTGGTGGATTGTCAGTCATGAGCAAAAGTTATGGTTACCTCATGGCGAGCTACCTTATGGCGACGCAGCCCGTTTTGATCTGATTGGTCAGCGCGCGCTGCCAATAGGCGAGTGGGAAGGGGAAACTGTCTGGCTGGTTCAGCAGCAGCGTCGACACGATATGGGGTCGGTGCGCCAGGTCATTGACCAGGACGTTGGCCTGTTTCAACTGGCCGGACGAGGCGTACAGCTGGCGGAGTTTTACCGCTCGCATAAATTCTGCGGTTACTGCGGCCATCCCATGCACCCGAGTAAAACGGAGTGGGCGATGCTCTGTAGTCACTGCCGCGAACGTTATTACCCGCAAATTGCTCCCTGCATAATCGTCGCTATTCGCCGAGATGATTCCATCCTGCTCGCCCAACATGTTCGCCATCGCAACGGCGTGCATACCGTGCTGGCAGGTTTTGTCGAAGTGGGCGAAACCCTCGAGCAGGCGGTGGCGCGTGAAGTCATGGAAGAGAGCGGCATTAAGGTGAAAAACCTGCGCTATGTCACTTCTCAGCCGTGGCCGTTCCCACAGTCTTTGATGACCGCATTTATGGCGGAGTATGATAGCGGCGAAATCGTCATCGACCCGAAAGAGCTGCTGGAAGCGAACTGGTATCGCTATGACGATTTACCGCTCTTGCCCCCGCCGGGTACTGTCGCGCGTCGATTGATTGAAGATACTGTGGCAATGTGTCGGGCTGAGTACGAGTAA
- a CDS encoding DUF1481 domain-containing protein: MNSFNEGAVSPLLSIWRHTLWLSGVLLLSACGSHSELPPFTASGYVGDQGAVRIWRKDSGDDVHLLSVFSPWRKGETTTSEYRWQGDSLSLIELNVYSKPAEHVRIRFDDRGELSFMQREVDGQKQQLSSDQIALYRYRADQIRQTSDALRQGRVILRQGRWHADNTVTTCEGETLKPDLESWAINHIERRQKHSSVEVSVAWLEAPEGSQLLLVANEDFCHWQPTAKTF; this comes from the coding sequence GTGAACAGTTTTAACGAAGGGGCGGTTTCGCCCCTTTTGTCCATCTGGCGTCATACGCTTTGGCTTTCAGGTGTTCTGTTACTGTCTGCCTGCGGTAGCCATTCTGAGCTTCCTCCGTTCACGGCCAGCGGCTATGTTGGCGATCAGGGGGCGGTACGCATTTGGCGTAAAGACTCCGGTGACGATGTTCACTTGCTCTCGGTATTTAGTCCGTGGCGAAAAGGCGAAACCACTACCAGTGAATACCGCTGGCAGGGTGATTCGCTCTCTCTGATAGAACTCAACGTTTACAGTAAACCGGCTGAACATGTCCGTATACGTTTCGATGACCGGGGCGAACTGAGCTTCATGCAGCGTGAAGTCGACGGGCAAAAGCAGCAGCTTTCCAGCGATCAAATCGCGCTTTACCGCTATCGCGCCGATCAAATTCGCCAGACCAGCGATGCGCTGCGTCAGGGACGGGTGATATTGCGTCAGGGACGTTGGCATGCGGATAACACGGTCACAACCTGTGAAGGTGAAACGCTGAAGCCAGACCTGGAGTCGTGGGCGATAAACCATATCGAGCGCCGCCAGAAACATTCATCCGTAGAGGTGAGTGTGGCATGGCTGGAAGCGCCCGAAGGGTCGCAGCTACTGCTAGTCGCCAATGAAGATTTTTGTCACTGGCAGCCTACAGCCAAAACTTTCTGA
- the purD gene encoding phosphoribosylamine--glycine ligase, with product MKVLVIGNGGREHALAWKAAQSPKVETVFVAPGNAGTALEPTLQNVAIGVTDIPALLDFAQNEKIDLTIVGPEAPLVIGVVDAFRAAGLKIFGPTEGAAQLEGSKAFTKDFLARHQIPTAEYQNFTEIEPALAYLREKGAPIVIKADGLAAGKGVIVAMTLEEAEAAVHDMLAGNAFGDAGHRIVIEEFLDGEEASFIVMVDGEHVLPMATSQDHKRVGNGDTGPNTGGMGAYSPAPVVTDEVHQRTMERIIWPTVKGMAAEGNTYTGFLYAGLMIDKQGNPKVIEFNCRFGDPETQPIMLRMKSDLVELCLAACDGKLDEKTSEWDERASLGVVIAAGGYPGNYNTGDEIHGLPLEDVADGKVFHAGTKLSADDRVLTNGGRVLCATALGNTVAEAQKRAYALMTDIRWDGSFSRNDIGWRAIEREQR from the coding sequence ATGAAAGTATTAGTGATTGGCAACGGCGGGCGCGAGCACGCCCTGGCGTGGAAAGCGGCGCAGTCGCCAAAAGTCGAAACAGTATTTGTCGCCCCGGGCAATGCGGGCACCGCGCTGGAACCCACGCTGCAAAACGTGGCCATCGGCGTAACCGATATCCCGGCGCTGCTGGACTTTGCCCAGAACGAGAAGATCGATCTGACCATCGTTGGCCCGGAAGCGCCGCTGGTGATTGGCGTGGTTGATGCCTTCCGCGCCGCCGGTCTGAAAATCTTCGGCCCAACCGAAGGTGCCGCGCAGCTGGAAGGCTCCAAAGCCTTCACCAAAGATTTCCTCGCCCGTCACCAGATCCCAACGGCGGAGTACCAGAACTTCACCGAAATCGAACCTGCGCTGGCTTACCTGCGCGAGAAAGGCGCGCCGATCGTTATCAAAGCCGATGGCCTGGCTGCCGGGAAAGGCGTTATCGTGGCGATGACGCTGGAGGAAGCCGAAGCCGCGGTTCATGACATGCTGGCCGGCAACGCGTTTGGCGACGCGGGCCACCGCATCGTGATTGAAGAGTTCCTCGACGGTGAAGAAGCGAGCTTTATTGTCATGGTCGACGGTGAGCACGTGCTGCCGATGGCCACCAGCCAGGACCACAAGCGCGTGGGCAATGGCGACACCGGCCCGAACACCGGCGGGATGGGTGCCTACTCCCCTGCTCCGGTAGTAACTGACGAAGTCCACCAGCGCACCATGGAACGTATCATATGGCCAACCGTAAAAGGCATGGCGGCGGAAGGTAACACCTACACCGGCTTCCTGTACGCGGGCCTGATGATCGACAAGCAGGGCAACCCGAAGGTTATCGAGTTCAACTGCCGCTTCGGCGATCCGGAAACCCAGCCGATCATGCTGCGCATGAAGTCCGATCTGGTGGAGCTGTGCCTCGCCGCCTGTGACGGCAAGCTGGATGAGAAAACCTCCGAGTGGGACGAACGCGCCTCGCTGGGCGTGGTCATTGCCGCAGGCGGTTATCCGGGTAATTACAATACCGGCGATGAGATCCACGGTCTGCCGCTGGAAGACGTCGCTGACGGTAAAGTGTTCCACGCGGGTACCAAACTGTCTGCTGACGATCGCGTGCTGACCAACGGCGGTCGCGTGCTGTGCGCCACCGCGCTGGGCAACACCGTGGCGGAAGCGCAGAAACGCGCCTACGCCCTGATGACCGACATCCGCTGGGACGGCAGCTTCAGCCGTAACGACATCGGCTGGCGCGCCATCGAACGTGAGCAACGCTAA
- the hemE gene encoding uroporphyrinogen decarboxylase produces MTELKNDRYLRALLRQPVDVTPVWMMRQAGRYLPEYKATRAEAGDFMALCKNAELACEVTLQPLRRYKLDAAILFSDILTIPDAMGLGLYFEAGEGPRFTSPITSKADVDKLPIPDPEDGLGYVMNAVRTIRRELKGEVPLIGFSGSPWTLATYMVEGGSSKAFTVIKKMMYADPKALHLLLDKLAKSVTLYLNAQIKAGAQSVMIFDTWGGVLTGRDYQQFSLYYMHKIVDGLLRENEGRRVPVTLFTKGGGQWLEAMAETGCDALGLDWTTDIADARRRVGHKVALQGNMDPSMLYAPPARIEEEVATILAGFGQGEGHVFNLGHGIHQDVPPEHAGVFVEAVHRLSEQYHR; encoded by the coding sequence ATGACCGAACTGAAGAACGATCGTTATCTGCGTGCGCTGCTGCGCCAGCCCGTTGATGTCACTCCGGTATGGATGATGCGCCAGGCAGGCCGTTATCTACCGGAATACAAAGCTACCCGTGCCGAAGCGGGCGATTTTATGGCGCTGTGCAAAAATGCCGAGCTGGCCTGCGAAGTTACGCTGCAGCCGCTGCGTCGCTATAAACTTGATGCCGCGATCCTCTTCTCCGATATCCTGACGATCCCGGATGCGATGGGACTCGGGCTGTATTTTGAAGCAGGAGAAGGTCCACGCTTCACCTCTCCGATTACCAGCAAGGCTGACGTCGACAAACTGCCGATCCCGGACCCGGAAGATGGGCTTGGATACGTGATGAACGCGGTGCGCACTATCCGCCGTGAACTGAAAGGCGAAGTGCCGCTGATCGGCTTCTCCGGTAGCCCGTGGACGCTGGCGACCTACATGGTTGAAGGCGGCAGCAGCAAAGCCTTCACCGTGATTAAAAAGATGATGTATGCCGACCCTAAAGCGCTGCATCTGCTGCTTGATAAGCTGGCGAAGAGCGTCACGCTGTATCTGAACGCGCAGATTAAAGCTGGCGCGCAGTCGGTGATGATTTTCGATACCTGGGGTGGCGTGCTGACCGGTCGCGACTATCAGCAGTTCTCCCTGTACTACATGCACAAAATCGTCGATGGCCTGCTACGCGAGAACGAAGGTCGTCGCGTACCTGTGACCCTGTTTACCAAAGGCGGTGGTCAGTGGCTGGAAGCGATGGCGGAAACCGGTTGTGATGCGTTAGGTCTCGACTGGACCACTGACATTGCCGATGCGCGTCGTCGTGTAGGTCATAAAGTGGCGCTACAGGGCAATATGGATCCGTCCATGCTGTATGCACCGCCAGCCCGCATCGAAGAAGAGGTGGCGACAATTCTGGCCGGATTCGGTCAGGGCGAAGGGCATGTCTTTAACCTGGGTCACGGCATTCATCAGGACGTCCCGCCAGAACATGCGGGTGTCTTTGTGGAGGCGGTACATCGGTTGTCCGAACAGTACCACCGTTAA
- a CDS encoding YjaG family protein, whose protein sequence is MLQNPIHLRLEKLESWQHVTFMACLCERMYPNYAMFCKQTEFGDGQIYRRILDLIWEALTVKDAKINFDSQLEKFEEAIPSADDYDLYGVYPAIDACVALSELMHSRLSGETLEHAIEVSKASITTVAMLEMTQAGREMTDEELKENPAVEQEWDIQWEIFRLLADCEERDIELIKGLRADLREAGESNIGINFQQ, encoded by the coding sequence ATGTTACAAAATCCGATTCACCTGCGTCTGGAGAAGCTGGAAAGCTGGCAGCACGTCACATTTATGGCCTGTCTGTGCGAACGCATGTACCCGAATTACGCCATGTTCTGCAAGCAAACTGAATTTGGCGATGGACAGATTTACCGCCGAATTCTGGATCTGATTTGGGAAGCGCTGACGGTTAAAGACGCGAAAATCAATTTCGACAGCCAGTTGGAAAAGTTTGAAGAGGCCATTCCTTCTGCAGACGATTACGATCTGTACGGCGTTTATCCGGCGATTGATGCCTGTGTGGCATTAAGCGAACTGATGCATTCACGTCTTAGCGGTGAAACGCTGGAGCATGCAATTGAAGTTAGTAAAGCTTCGATTACGACGGTAGCGATGCTGGAAATGACCCAGGCTGGTCGCGAAATGACCGATGAAGAGCTCAAAGAGAACCCTGCCGTTGAGCAAGAATGGGATATTCAGTGGGAAATTTTCCGACTTTTAGCCGACTGTGAAGAACGCGATATTGAGCTGATAAAAGGGCTGCGTGCAGACCTGCGCGAGGCTGGCGAGAGCAATATTGGTATAAATTTTCAGCAATGA
- the hupA gene encoding nucleoid-associated protein HU-alpha, giving the protein MNKTQLIDVIADKAELSKTQAKAALESTLAAITESLKEGDAVQLVGFGTFKVNHRAERTGRNPQTGKEIKIAAANVPAFVSGKALKDAVK; this is encoded by the coding sequence ATGAACAAGACTCAACTGATTGATGTAATTGCAGACAAAGCAGAACTGTCTAAAACACAGGCTAAAGCTGCTCTGGAATCCACTCTGGCTGCTATTACTGAGTCTCTGAAAGAAGGCGATGCTGTACAACTGGTTGGTTTCGGTACCTTCAAAGTGAACCACCGTGCTGAGCGCACTGGCCGCAACCCGCAGACCGGTAAAGAAATCAAAATTGCCGCAGCTAACGTACCGGCATTTGTTTCTGGTAAAGCACTGAAAGACGCGGTTAAGTAA
- the zraP gene encoding zinc resistance sensor/chaperone ZraP: protein MKRNNKLALIALSLIALGSTPVLAQNHWGYGDGMQQRGSTPMTAEQQAAAQKIYDDYYSQTSALRQQLTSKRYEYNALLTASSPDTAKINAVAKEMEALNQSLDEQRVKRDVAMAQAGVPRGAGMGYGGCGGGGNHRGGGHMGMGHW, encoded by the coding sequence ATGAAACGGAACAACAAACTGGCACTGATTGCACTTTCTCTTATCGCACTGGGCTCCACCCCGGTACTGGCGCAGAATCACTGGGGATATGGTGATGGAATGCAGCAACGGGGCAGTACCCCAATGACCGCTGAACAGCAGGCTGCCGCACAGAAAATCTATGATGATTACTACTCCCAGACCAGCGCGTTGCGCCAACAGCTGACATCCAAACGTTATGAGTACAATGCACTATTAACGGCCAGCTCGCCGGACACAGCAAAAATTAATGCCGTTGCAAAAGAGATGGAAGCGTTGAATCAGTCTCTGGACGAGCAGCGTGTTAAACGCGATGTCGCAATGGCGCAGGCTGGCGTGCCGCGTGGCGCGGGAATGGGCTACGGCGGATGCGGCGGTGGCGGTAACCATCGCGGCGGCGGCCATATGGGAATGGGTCACTGGTAA
- the zraR gene encoding sigma-54-dependent response regulator transcription factor ZraR, producing MTRGKINILVVDDDISHCTILQALLRGWSYEVALAYSGRAALEQVRERVFDLVLCDVRMAEMDGIATLKEIKALNPAIPVLIMTAFSSVETAVEALKTGALDYLIKPLDFDRLQETLEKALAHTREMGAELPSASAAQFGMIGRSPAMQQLLNEIAMVAPSDATVLIHGDSGTGKELVARALHASSARSDKPLVTLNCAALNESLLESELFGHEKGAFTGADKRREGRFVEADGGTLFLDEIGDISPLMQVRLLRAIQEREVQRVGSNQTIAVDVRLIAATHRDLAEEVSAGRFRQDLYYRLNVVTIEMPALCQRREDIPLLAEHFLQRFAARNRKAVKGFTPQAMDLLIHYDWPGNIRELENAIERSVVLLTGEYISERELPMAIAATPIKTEFSGEIQPLVDVEKEVILAALEKTGGNKTEAARQLGITRKTLLAKISR from the coding sequence ATGACGCGCGGAAAAATCAATATTCTGGTAGTAGATGACGATATCAGCCACTGCACCATTTTACAGGCGCTGCTGCGCGGCTGGAGTTATGAGGTCGCGCTGGCCTATAGCGGGCGAGCGGCGTTGGAACAGGTGCGCGAACGCGTATTTGATTTAGTGCTGTGTGATGTACGCATGGCGGAGATGGACGGCATCGCAACGCTGAAAGAGATTAAAGCGCTGAATCCGGCGATTCCGGTCTTGATCATGACGGCGTTCTCCAGCGTAGAGACTGCCGTTGAGGCGCTTAAAACCGGGGCGCTGGACTACTTAATCAAGCCGCTGGATTTTGACCGTCTGCAGGAGACGCTGGAAAAGGCGCTGGCGCATACGCGGGAAATGGGCGCTGAACTGCCATCGGCGTCGGCTGCGCAGTTTGGCATGATTGGCAGAAGTCCGGCGATGCAGCAATTGCTCAACGAAATTGCGATGGTAGCGCCCTCGGACGCCACGGTGCTTATCCATGGAGATTCCGGGACAGGGAAAGAGCTGGTCGCCCGCGCGCTACACGCCAGTAGCGCGCGCAGCGATAAGCCGCTGGTGACGCTAAACTGTGCGGCGCTCAATGAGTCGCTGCTGGAGTCCGAACTTTTTGGCCACGAGAAAGGGGCGTTTACCGGGGCGGATAAACGGCGGGAAGGGCGCTTTGTGGAAGCCGATGGTGGCACGTTATTTCTTGATGAAATTGGCGATATCTCACCGCTGATGCAGGTGCGTTTGCTGCGGGCTATCCAGGAGCGAGAAGTGCAGCGAGTTGGTAGCAATCAGACCATTGCGGTTGATGTCCGGCTGATAGCCGCTACGCATCGCGATCTAGCAGAGGAAGTCAGCGCCGGGCGCTTTCGTCAGGATCTCTACTATCGTCTGAACGTCGTCACCATTGAAATGCCAGCGCTGTGCCAGCGCCGGGAAGATATTCCGCTGTTAGCCGAACATTTTCTCCAGCGTTTTGCCGCGCGTAACCGTAAAGCGGTGAAAGGCTTTACTCCGCAGGCGATGGATCTGCTGATCCACTACGACTGGCCGGGCAATATTCGTGAGCTGGAAAATGCGATTGAGCGCTCGGTGGTGCTGCTGACAGGGGAATATATTTCCGAACGTGAACTGCCGATGGCGATTGCCGCGACGCCGATAAAAACGGAATTCAGTGGCGAGATCCAACCGCTGGTGGATGTCGAAAAGGAGGTGATTCTGGCGGCGCTTGAAAAAACGGGCGGCAATAAAACGGAAGCCGCCCGTCAGTTAGGCATTACGCGTAAAACGCTGCTGGCGAAAATTTCGCGTTAG
- the zraS gene encoding two-component system sensor histidine kinase ZraS, with protein MRLYKDTVAKWLSRLLLAAILILVGWFSIMTIRDYGRESGAARQTLLEKGSVLIRALESGTRVGMGMRMHHAQQQTLLEEMAVQPGVLWFAVVDEHGVIITHSNAAMVGKTLYSPDVLRQLSPGEQESWRNIEIPARDGEKTPALEIYRQFQPMYGPGRHGMARCASNDGQLITPAQTIFIAFDASDLTATQAREWRNTLIVLCALAAVLLATVLTFFWYQRYQRSYKELQDAMKRKEKLLALGHLAAGVAHEIRNPLSSIKGLAKYFAERTPAGGESHELAQVMAKEADRLNRVVSELLELVKPAHLTLQQVDLNEVITHSLHLVGQDAASREIQLRFSANSTLPAIQADPDRLTQVLLNLYLNAIHAIGRQGTITVEANESSGDRVKIVVTDSGKGIAAEQLEAIFTPYFTTKADGTGLGLAVVQNIIEQHGGTIQVASVEGKGATFTLWLPTKAKQQD; from the coding sequence ATGCGTCTTTATAAGGATACGGTGGCAAAGTGGTTGAGCCGACTCTTGCTGGCGGCAATCCTGATTTTGGTCGGCTGGTTTTCGATTATGACTATTCGGGACTATGGGCGGGAAAGTGGCGCCGCGCGGCAAACGCTACTGGAAAAAGGCAGCGTGCTCATTCGCGCTCTGGAGTCTGGTACGCGTGTAGGCATGGGGATGCGCATGCATCATGCCCAGCAGCAGACGCTACTGGAGGAAATGGCCGTACAACCAGGCGTGCTATGGTTTGCCGTCGTCGATGAGCATGGTGTCATTATTACTCACAGCAATGCCGCGATGGTCGGAAAAACGCTCTATTCACCGGATGTCCTGCGACAGCTTAGTCCTGGGGAGCAAGAAAGCTGGCGGAATATTGAAATTCCAGCGAGGGATGGTGAAAAAACGCCGGCCCTGGAAATTTATCGCCAGTTTCAGCCGATGTATGGTCCAGGACGCCACGGCATGGCGCGCTGTGCCAGCAATGACGGGCAGCTTATCACCCCAGCGCAAACCATATTTATCGCCTTTGATGCCAGCGATCTCACCGCGACTCAGGCAAGAGAGTGGCGTAACACACTGATAGTCCTCTGTGCGCTGGCGGCTGTGTTGCTGGCCACCGTGCTGACGTTCTTCTGGTATCAGCGCTATCAGCGCTCGTACAAAGAACTTCAGGATGCGATGAAGCGTAAAGAAAAACTGTTAGCGCTCGGGCATCTTGCGGCTGGAGTGGCGCATGAAATTCGTAATCCGCTTTCATCGATCAAAGGTCTGGCGAAGTATTTTGCCGAGCGAACCCCGGCAGGAGGCGAGTCGCATGAGCTGGCACAGGTGATGGCGAAAGAGGCGGATCGTTTAAATCGGGTGGTGAGCGAGCTGCTGGAGCTGGTGAAGCCTGCACATCTGACGCTGCAACAGGTGGATCTCAATGAGGTTATCACCCACTCATTACACCTGGTGGGTCAGGATGCGGCAAGCAGGGAAATCCAGCTCCGCTTTTCGGCCAATTCTACGCTGCCCGCTATCCAGGCCGATCCTGACCGACTGACTCAGGTTTTGTTGAATCTGTATCTGAACGCCATTCATGCGATTGGTCGTCAGGGCACGATCACGGTTGAAGCGAATGAAAGCAGCGGCGATCGCGTTAAAATTGTGGTTACCGATAGCGGGAAGGGAATTGCAGCGGAACAGCTGGAGGCCATTTTTACGCCTTACTTTACAACCAAAGCTGACGGAACCGGCCTCGGACTGGCGGTAGTGCAGAACATTATCGAACAGCATGGTGGCACCATTCAGGTGGCAAGCGTTGAGGGCAAAGGTGCGACCTTTACTCTTTGGCTGCCGACCAAAGCGAAACAACAGGATTAA
- the nfi gene encoding deoxyribonuclease V (cleaves DNA at apurinic or apyrimidinic sites), whose product MDLASLRAQQLELASSLIREDRLKNDPPDLIGGADVGFEQGGEVTRAAMVLLKYPTLELVEYKVARIATTMPYIPGFLSFRETPALMAAWQLLSHKPDLLFVDGHGISHPRRLGVASHFGLLVDVPTIGVAKKRLCGKFEPLAAEPGALVPLLDKGEQLAWVWRSKARCNPLFISTGHRVSLDSALAWVQRCMNGYRLPEPTRWADAVASERPAFTRLAAKAPHIG is encoded by the coding sequence ATGGATCTCGCGTCATTACGCGCGCAGCAGCTTGAACTGGCCTCTTCATTGATCCGCGAGGATCGTCTGAAGAACGATCCGCCGGATCTGATCGGCGGGGCGGACGTTGGGTTTGAGCAGGGTGGCGAAGTGACGCGAGCCGCTATGGTCTTACTGAAGTATCCCACGCTTGAACTGGTTGAATACAAGGTGGCGCGTATCGCCACTACCATGCCTTACATTCCCGGTTTTCTCTCCTTTCGTGAAACCCCCGCGCTGATGGCCGCCTGGCAACTGCTCTCGCACAAGCCAGATCTGCTGTTCGTTGACGGGCACGGCATTTCGCACCCGCGCCGTCTGGGCGTGGCCAGCCATTTTGGCCTGCTGGTGGACGTCCCAACGATCGGTGTGGCGAAAAAACGGCTGTGTGGCAAGTTTGAACCGCTCGCTGCTGAACCCGGTGCGCTAGTGCCATTGCTGGATAAAGGCGAACAGCTGGCATGGGTCTGGCGCAGCAAAGCGCGCTGTAACCCGTTGTTTATTTCTACGGGCCACCGCGTGAGTTTGGACAGCGCACTGGCGTGGGTACAACGCTGTATGAACGGCTATCGTCTGCCGGAACCAACGCGCTGGGCAGATGCGGTGGCATCCGAACGCCCGGCTTTTACGCGGCTTGCAGCAAAAGCGCCCCATATCGGGTAA
- the purH gene encoding bifunctional phosphoribosylaminoimidazolecarboxamide formyltransferase/IMP cyclohydrolase encodes MQQRRPVHRALLSVSDKAGIIEFAQALSARGVELLSTGGTARLLAEKGLPVTEVSDYTGFPEMMDGRVKTLHPKVHGGILGRRGQDDGIMEQHGIAPIDMVVVNLYPFAQTVAREGCSLEDAVENIDIGGPTMVRSAAKNHKDVAIVVKSSDYDAIIKEMDANDGSLTLDTRFDLAIKAFEHTAAYDSMIANYFGSMVPAYHGESKEAAGRFPRTLNLNFIKKQDMRYGENSHQQAAFYIEENVKEASVATAQQVQGKALSYNNIADTDAALECVKEFNEPACVIVKHANPCGVAVSTSILDAYDRAYKTDPTSAFGGIIAFNRELDAETAQAIISRQFVEVIIAPSATEEALKITAAKQNVRVLVCGQWTQRVPGLDFKRVNGGLLVQDRDLGMVSEVELRVVTKRQPTEQELRDALFCWKVAKFVKSNAIVYAKENMTIGIGAGQMSRVYSAKIAGIKAADEGLEVKGSAMASDAFFPFRDGIDAAAAAGVTCVIQPGGSIRDDEVIAAANEHGIAMVFTDMRHFRH; translated from the coding sequence ATGCAACAACGTCGTCCAGTCCACCGCGCTCTGCTCAGTGTTTCTGACAAGGCCGGTATCATCGAATTCGCTCAGGCACTTTCCGCACGTGGTGTGGAGCTGCTGTCTACAGGTGGCACTGCGCGCCTGTTAGCGGAGAAAGGTCTGCCAGTGACCGAAGTTTCCGATTACACCGGCTTCCCGGAAATGATGGATGGACGCGTGAAGACCCTGCATCCGAAGGTCCACGGTGGCATTCTTGGTCGTCGCGGTCAGGATGACGGAATAATGGAACAACATGGTATCGCGCCTATCGATATGGTGGTTGTTAACCTGTATCCATTCGCCCAGACCGTCGCCCGCGAAGGCTGTTCTCTGGAAGATGCGGTAGAGAACATTGATATTGGCGGCCCGACCATGGTGCGCTCCGCTGCCAAGAACCATAAAGATGTAGCTATCGTTGTGAAGAGCAGCGACTACGACGCCATTATTAAAGAGATGGATGCCAACGACGGTTCTCTGACCCTCGACACCCGTTTCGATCTCGCGATTAAAGCCTTCGAACACACCGCCGCTTACGACAGCATGATCGCCAACTACTTCGGCAGCATGGTTCCGGCCTACCACGGTGAAAGCAAAGAAGCCGCCGGTCGCTTCCCACGTACGCTGAACCTGAACTTCATTAAGAAGCAGGATATGCGCTACGGCGAGAACAGCCACCAGCAGGCTGCCTTCTATATAGAAGAGAATGTTAAAGAAGCCTCTGTTGCCACCGCGCAGCAGGTACAGGGCAAAGCACTTTCCTACAACAACATCGCCGATACCGATGCGGCGCTGGAGTGCGTGAAAGAATTCAACGAGCCAGCCTGTGTGATCGTTAAGCACGCTAACCCGTGTGGCGTAGCAGTAAGTACCTCTATTCTTGACGCTTACGACCGCGCCTATAAAACCGACCCGACCTCCGCGTTCGGCGGCATCATCGCCTTTAACCGCGAGCTGGATGCTGAAACCGCGCAGGCGATCATCTCCCGCCAGTTCGTGGAAGTGATCATCGCCCCATCCGCCACCGAAGAAGCACTGAAAATTACCGCTGCCAAGCAGAACGTTCGCGTGCTGGTCTGCGGCCAATGGACGCAGCGCGTTCCGGGCCTGGACTTCAAGCGCGTGAACGGCGGCCTACTGGTTCAGGACCGTGACCTCGGTATGGTGAGCGAAGTTGAACTGCGCGTAGTGACCAAACGCCAGCCGACCGAGCAGGAACTGCGCGATGCGCTGTTCTGCTGGAAAGTGGCGAAGTTCGTGAAATCCAATGCCATTGTTTATGCCAAAGAGAACATGACTATTGGCATAGGCGCAGGCCAGATGAGCCGCGTGTACTCCGCGAAAATCGCCGGGATCAAAGCGGCCGACGAAGGCCTGGAAGTGAAAGGTTCTGCAATGGCTTCTGACGCTTTCTTCCCGTTCCGCGACGGGATTGATGCCGCTGCTGCCGCCGGTGTGACCTGCGTGATCCAGCCGGGTGGTTCTATTCGCGATGACGAAGTGATTGCCGCCGCCAATGAACACGGCATTGCGATGGTATTTACCGATATGCGCCACTTCCGCCATTAA